The Nonlabens spongiae genome contains a region encoding:
- a CDS encoding metallophosphoesterase: protein MNKYNILLLSAFLFLYSCASFKPQYKEEKQVNFPTGQPIDRTFYLIGDVGLSPMGGKSDGLLALENYIKDQNTENDHLIFLGDNIYPIGLPDENDEFRPVAENHLDAQIEVAKGFKGTTIFIPGNHDWYHEGIENVEREKDYIEKALDNDQIWEPRVGCPLETKELSDSVHLILIDSQWYLEQWDKHPTINDDCDQIRTREQFFLELEGEFKKNQDKTIVFALHHPLYTNGVHGGQYAAIKHLYPSQSDLPLPILGSLASLIRTSGGVSAQDKQNKRYQEMVDRITTLARASKAPRIIFASGHEHTLQYIENDGIRQIVSGSGSKESYATLSNDGLFSYGGKGFARLDIMKDGGSWVRYYGYENGKEKLLFTHKAIETPETFDLEKLPVEYPAFAKASIYDQERVDKTELYESVWGTKYRELYGTKINAKVGILDSIKGGLRVDRAGGGHQTRSLRLVDKDGKEYNLRALKKSAVQFLQTVVFKENDVTASFEDTATEDLLFDFYTAAHPYAALTVGKLSDAVDIYHTNPEIYYVPKQPALGDYNKEYGDELFMLVERPEENHKDLESFGKPDDIESTADVFERLRRDEKYKIDEPAFVRARVFDMLLGDWDRHQDQWRWGEYELEDGTHLFKPIPRDRDQVFSNFDGAVFGALRTMVGLTKQFATYNDELDNVKWFNSAASYLDRSLAQNSDREVWMAQAEFIQQNLTDQVIEEAFKDLPAEIYTHPSTARIKKSMKIRRDNIVEVTERYYNYLSDLAVLRATDKDDFIIVDRIDDNRTKISIYRNKDGEMADLVAERTYLADETNEVWVYALDDDDIIRDQGNGKSTIKVRIIGGQNNDIYDLENGDGISIYDHKSKENTFVNKGGARIRLTDSYNTNLYNPKKDIKSFNVLAPAIGFNPDDGFKIGIQNIFTVQGFNRNPNTRTHKITGGYYFATQGYDIEYEGIFSGVFNDFNLLVKGRFAGPTFAENFFGFGNETEFDRDRDFDYNRVRISEISGGLGILYRGEYGSNLRADLEVQGFEVENNSNRFITDLVDPDSNPNFYERKWFADVSGNYNYESYDNPLNPTRGMLFDLTTGATINTDDTDRIFGYIKPKLGFHNALNTNRDLVLKTLVQGTFNLGDDYEFYQGAQIGQDTGLRGYRNERFTGDSALAGSADVRYSFKKFKTGLIPLQMGVFAGGDVGRVWYDNESSDRWYNDYGLGFWVNSAEAIGATFNLFNGSDGLRFSFQVGFNF, encoded by the coding sequence ATGAATAAATATAACATTCTTTTATTATCTGCGTTTTTATTCCTATACAGCTGCGCTAGTTTCAAACCACAATATAAAGAAGAAAAACAAGTAAATTTTCCTACTGGGCAACCCATAGATCGCACGTTCTATCTTATAGGGGATGTAGGTCTTTCACCCATGGGAGGTAAAAGCGACGGCTTACTCGCTCTTGAAAATTACATCAAAGATCAAAATACAGAAAATGATCATCTGATCTTCTTGGGAGATAATATCTATCCCATAGGTTTGCCTGATGAAAATGATGAGTTCCGTCCCGTTGCAGAAAATCATCTTGACGCGCAAATTGAGGTTGCCAAAGGCTTTAAGGGTACTACGATCTTCATTCCAGGGAATCACGACTGGTATCATGAGGGCATCGAAAATGTCGAGCGTGAGAAAGATTATATTGAGAAAGCTCTAGATAATGATCAAATTTGGGAACCTCGCGTAGGTTGTCCCTTAGAAACCAAGGAATTATCTGACTCTGTTCACTTGATACTCATCGATAGTCAGTGGTATCTGGAACAATGGGATAAGCACCCTACTATTAACGATGATTGTGATCAAATCAGGACGCGTGAGCAATTCTTCCTAGAATTAGAGGGTGAATTCAAGAAAAATCAAGATAAAACCATCGTTTTTGCTTTGCACCATCCATTGTACACAAATGGTGTTCATGGTGGGCAGTATGCCGCAATTAAGCACTTGTATCCATCGCAGTCTGACCTACCGCTTCCTATTTTGGGATCGCTGGCATCACTCATACGTACCAGTGGTGGAGTGAGTGCACAAGACAAGCAAAACAAGCGGTATCAAGAAATGGTGGACCGCATTACCACACTTGCCCGCGCTTCAAAAGCGCCTCGTATCATTTTTGCAAGTGGTCACGAGCACACCCTGCAATACATTGAAAATGATGGAATAAGACAGATCGTTTCAGGAAGTGGCTCTAAAGAAAGCTATGCAACTCTTAGTAATGATGGACTTTTTAGTTATGGAGGTAAGGGATTTGCCCGCCTAGACATCATGAAAGATGGGGGCTCGTGGGTGCGTTATTACGGGTATGAAAACGGTAAGGAAAAACTCTTGTTCACACATAAGGCTATTGAAACTCCTGAGACATTTGACTTGGAGAAGCTGCCTGTGGAATATCCCGCTTTCGCGAAAGCGAGCATATACGACCAGGAACGCGTAGATAAAACTGAACTCTATGAATCAGTGTGGGGAACAAAATACAGGGAGTTGTATGGAACCAAGATCAACGCAAAGGTCGGGATTCTCGACTCTATCAAAGGAGGTTTGCGAGTGGACCGAGCAGGAGGAGGCCACCAGACTAGATCTCTTAGACTCGTAGATAAGGATGGCAAGGAATACAACTTAAGAGCATTAAAAAAGAGCGCCGTTCAATTTTTGCAAACTGTTGTTTTTAAAGAGAATGATGTCACTGCCAGCTTTGAGGATACGGCTACAGAAGATCTCTTGTTTGACTTTTATACTGCGGCCCACCCATATGCAGCACTAACGGTGGGTAAGCTGAGCGACGCAGTAGATATCTACCATACAAATCCAGAAATCTACTATGTGCCAAAACAACCCGCACTAGGCGACTATAACAAGGAGTATGGAGATGAACTCTTTATGCTGGTAGAGCGACCTGAAGAGAATCATAAAGATTTAGAGTCCTTTGGGAAACCAGATGATATAGAAAGTACGGCAGATGTTTTTGAAAGATTGAGACGAGATGAGAAATATAAAATTGACGAGCCCGCCTTTGTAAGAGCTCGCGTTTTTGACATGTTGCTGGGAGATTGGGACCGTCATCAAGACCAGTGGCGCTGGGGAGAGTACGAGCTTGAGGACGGTACTCATTTATTCAAGCCTATACCTAGAGATCGTGATCAAGTATTTTCCAATTTTGATGGAGCAGTTTTTGGGGCTTTGCGCACAATGGTAGGACTTACTAAACAATTTGCTACCTATAATGATGAGTTAGACAACGTCAAGTGGTTCAATAGTGCTGCGAGTTACTTAGACCGCAGTCTTGCTCAGAACTCTGATCGTGAGGTCTGGATGGCTCAGGCAGAATTTATTCAACAAAATCTCACAGATCAGGTAATAGAAGAAGCTTTTAAAGATCTTCCGGCTGAAATCTACACTCACCCTTCAACAGCTAGGATCAAGAAGAGCATGAAAATAAGAAGGGATAATATTGTTGAGGTCACAGAACGATATTATAATTATCTCTCAGACCTAGCGGTTTTAAGGGCAACTGACAAGGATGACTTCATTATCGTCGATCGTATAGATGATAACCGGACTAAAATATCAATCTATAGAAATAAGGATGGGGAAATGGCAGATCTAGTTGCAGAACGTACGTATCTCGCTGATGAAACTAATGAGGTATGGGTTTACGCACTAGATGATGATGACATCATAAGAGATCAAGGAAACGGTAAGTCAACCATTAAAGTACGGATTATAGGCGGCCAGAATAATGATATATATGATCTTGAAAATGGTGATGGCATCTCCATCTACGATCACAAAAGCAAAGAAAATACTTTTGTCAATAAGGGTGGTGCGCGTATACGATTAACAGATAGTTATAATACCAATCTCTACAACCCTAAAAAAGATATCAAGTCATTTAATGTCCTAGCTCCGGCTATAGGATTTAATCCAGACGATGGCTTTAAAATAGGGATTCAAAATATTTTTACGGTGCAGGGTTTTAATAGAAATCCTAATACGAGAACGCATAAGATTACGGGAGGGTATTATTTTGCCACTCAGGGCTATGATATTGAGTATGAAGGAATTTTTTCAGGTGTGTTTAATGATTTCAATCTCTTGGTAAAAGGACGTTTCGCTGGACCCACATTTGCCGAAAACTTTTTTGGTTTTGGAAACGAGACTGAATTTGATCGTGATCGGGATTTTGATTATAATCGAGTGCGGATCAGTGAGATCTCGGGAGGTTTAGGAATTCTTTACCGTGGTGAATACGGCTCAAACTTGAGAGCAGATCTTGAGGTTCAAGGATTTGAAGTAGAAAATAACAGCAACCGGTTTATAACTGATTTAGTAGATCCCGATAGTAATCCAAACTTCTATGAGCGCAAATGGTTTGCAGATGTAAGTGGTAATTATAACTATGAAAGCTACGATAACCCGCTCAATCCTACACGAGGTATGTTGTTTGACCTCACTACAGGTGCGACGATAAATACTGATGATACTGATAGAATATTTGGTTACATTAAGCCTAAGTTAGGATTCCACAATGCTTTGAATACAAACAGAGATCTAGTTTTAAAAACCCTTGTTCAAGGTACGTTTAATCTAGGAGATGATTATGAATTTTATCAAGGTGCGCAAATAGGCCAAGATACTGGATTAAGAGGTTATAGAAATGAGCGTTTTACAGGAGACAGTGCTCTTGCTGGAAGTGCAGATGTAAGATATAGTTTCAAAAAGTTTAAAACGGGTTTAATTCCGCTTCAAATGGGAGTAT
- a CDS encoding Pycsar system effector family protein, which translates to MSDLINKADSFVLDLFKDKLDEKFVYHNYTHTKRVVKSTQEIIDNTEISVKEEQALLLAAWLHDTGYTVDEDNHEEESCKIAEQFLHDNNVDQGIIDQVKKLIMATKFKDTPQGKLEEIIRDADASHFAKDYYKETSQLLKKEYALRGKEYTNKEWRDENITVFTEKHRYYSEYAIKNWNPLKNENLLSLIKKKQKKKKRISKEKIKVDLKNQSPERAIQTLFRTTLRNHIKLSDIADTKANILLSVNAIIISLALANLIPKLEQVSNRHLLWPTLILILFSVASIILSIMSTRPNVTSGEFTDEQVQKREVNLLFFGNFHKVPFKRYERAVMNLLEDKEEVYESLIKDLWLLGVVLNRKYSLLRWTYTIFMIGIVSSVIAFVIAFATLDYSSIENVISTTIETNPTGVKS; encoded by the coding sequence ATGTCAGACCTCATAAATAAGGCCGATTCCTTTGTGCTTGATCTTTTCAAAGACAAGCTCGATGAAAAATTTGTATACCATAACTACACGCATACAAAACGTGTGGTTAAAAGTACTCAGGAAATCATCGACAATACAGAAATAAGTGTTAAAGAGGAACAGGCGCTATTACTTGCCGCATGGCTGCATGACACTGGCTATACGGTAGATGAGGATAATCATGAAGAAGAAAGTTGTAAGATTGCGGAGCAATTTCTACATGATAATAATGTTGATCAAGGGATCATAGATCAGGTCAAAAAACTGATCATGGCGACAAAGTTTAAGGATACTCCTCAAGGTAAACTTGAAGAAATCATACGCGATGCTGATGCTTCCCATTTTGCCAAGGATTATTATAAAGAGACCAGCCAGCTGCTTAAAAAAGAATATGCGTTACGTGGCAAAGAATACACTAATAAAGAATGGAGAGATGAAAACATCACCGTTTTCACAGAGAAGCATCGCTACTACAGTGAATATGCCATAAAGAACTGGAACCCTCTTAAGAATGAAAACCTTCTTTCCCTGATCAAGAAAAAGCAAAAAAAGAAGAAGAGGATCAGTAAAGAGAAAATCAAAGTTGACCTTAAAAATCAAAGTCCGGAACGTGCGATCCAAACCCTGTTCAGGACTACTTTAAGGAACCACATTAAACTCAGTGATATCGCAGACACAAAAGCAAACATCTTGCTTTCAGTAAATGCAATCATTATATCTCTTGCCTTAGCTAACTTGATTCCTAAATTGGAACAAGTAAGCAATCGCCACTTACTATGGCCTACGTTAATTTTGATATTATTTTCAGTAGCCAGCATCATTCTATCCATCATGAGTACGCGACCTAATGTGACCAGCGGTGAATTCACAGATGAACAGGTTCAAAAGCGAGAGGTAAATCTGCTGTTTTTTGGAAACTTTCATAAAGTCCCTTTCAAAAGATATGAAAGAGCTGTAATGAACCTTCTTGAAGATAAAGAAGAGGTTTATGAGTCTCTTATAAAGGATTTATGGCTCCTGGGAGTAGTACTCAATCGTAAGTATAGTCTGTTGCGCTGGACCTACACCATCTTCATGATAGGTATTGTAAGCTCTGTAATTGCTTTTGTAATAGCCTTTGCAACTCTTGACTATTCCAGTATTGAAAATGTTATTAGTACCACCATCGAAACAAACCCGACTGGAGTAAAAAGCTAA